Within Acidimicrobiales bacterium, the genomic segment CATCATGAAGGGCGGCCGCTGGGTGAAGGACGAGCTCTCGGCAGTCGCCGCACCGCCGCCGGCGCTGCGGCACTGACGGCGCACCGCACTGCACCGCACCGCACCGCACCGGACCGGCACGTCGACCCCGGGCGCGATGTCAGGGCTCGGCCGGGTCCGTCCCGATCACCGGCGACCGCCCGAGCGCGAACACGCCGACCGACACCATCACCAGGCCCAGCGCCTCCGCGACCGGCGCGAGGCCGTGCCGGTCGATGTGCTCGCCGAAGAACGCCAGACCGATCGCCACGGCGACCAGCGGTTGGGCCACCGTCAAGGTGGGGAGCGACAGGCGCAGGGCGCCCGCGTGGAAGGCGCTCTGCGTGAGCAGCAGGGCGGCGACGGCCGCCACGACGAGCGCATACGGCTCCCACATGCCGAGGGTGTGCACCACGCCGGCGTCGAGCAGGTGCCCGGTGCGCTCTGTGACGGCCGCGACGTAGCCGAACGCCGTCCCCGACCCGGCGGCGAGGAGGACAGCCGACCGGGCGCGCGACCCTCCCCGCGCCCCGAGGACCATCACCGCACACGCCGCTGCGATGACGCCACTCAGCACCGCCCACGCCGGCCCCGACGCGTGGGGATGGCCCAGGCCGGGGCGGGCCACCCCGAGGAACAGGGCGAGACCGGCGGCCGTGAGGCCCGTCGACGCCAGCTCGGACAACGACACCCGCCGGTGGTCGAGCCAGGCGGCCACCGGGAGGGCGAACACCAGGCTCAAGACCAGAAGTGGCTCGACGAGCGTCAACGAGCCCCGTCGCAACGCCAGGAACTGCAGAAGGTACCCGACGACGTCGAGGACGTTGCCGACGAGCCACATCGGCCGGCGTGCGAGGTGGACGAGCAGCCCGGCGCGCATCGAGAGCTCGGGGGCGGCCCGGGCCGCCGCCCGGTGCTGGAGCACCGCGGCCAAGCCGTAGGAGGCGGCGCTGGCCATCGACAGCACGACGACCCCCACCAGCCCGCCACCGGCGTGGTGGCCTGCCACCACCGAACCCCACAACACGGCAGCCGACACTACGGGGTCGACGCCACCGGCACGCCCATCGCCGACGACGGTTGACCGTTCGAGCGGCGTCGGGGCCGCATCCTCGCATGGCTCCAGGTCACGATGCCGCGGCCGGTCCGGTGCGCCCATCGGGACCCGAGGCCCCGCCGGCGCTGCGGGTCCCGCGGCCCGACGAGTCCACCCCCGCCGACGAGATGGCGATGGCGCGTGCCTGGCTCACCGTTTCCTAACCGGGTGGTGACAACGCGCTCACGTCGCCGCCCGATCCTCGAACCCGTGCCCGCAGGGGGCGAGGACGAGGAGGCGCACCATGAAGGGAATTTCCGAACGGCTGGGACGAGGATGGAGCGGCGCCGGGACTGCGACGCGCCTGTGGTGGTCGGGCGTGGCGTCGGTGGCCATGGCGGGAGCTTTGCTCATCGGCGGCGTGGCCGTTGCCGGTGCAGTGAATGCCCCGGTCCACACCTCTGAGGCTTCGCCAGGCGGGTCGCCGGCAACGGGGTCGCCGGCGATGAGATCGGGCGCCGCAGGGTCGGGGTCGACGGGAGCGATGGCCGCACCGGCGTCGGGCGGCCACGCCATCTGCCCGAACGTCCGGGGCGCCACCGTGATGGCCGACGGCATGGTGATGGCCCCGGTGCCGTCGTCGTCACCGACCCCCGCCCAGCAAGCGGCGGCCACCCACCTCGTCACCGCCGTCGACCAGGGGATCGCGCCGTACGCCGACGTCCGGACGGCCGAAGCCGACGGCTACGGGCCGATCTCGGCGCGGCGCGGGCCCATGACCCATTACCTCGACCGGTCGGTCGTCGAGCACGGCGACGTCCTCGACCCCTCCCACCCGTCCGCGTTGATGTTCGCCAACACGGTCGACGGCCCGGTTCTGATCGGTGCGATGTTCCTCGGCCCGGCGCCGTGCGTCCCGGGGCCCGACATCGGAGGGTCGCTCACCCAGTGGCACGCCCACGACAACCTGTGCTTCTCGGGTGGCCGGTTGGTGGGCAAGGCCGCCGGTGACGGGACCTGTACCACCGGGTCCCGGCGCAACACCAGCTACTTCATGCTGCACGTCTGGACCGCGCCGCAACTGGCCGCCCAGTACCAATTCCAAGCGGACCTTCCCCCATCGGCGTACGCCGCTATCGACGCCGGCGGGCAGCCGTGAGTGGCTCGCCGCCCCGGGCCCTGCGCGTCGGTGCCCGGACCGTCCAGATCGGCCTCGGGACCATCTGGCTCTTCGACGGCCTCTTGCAGCTCCAGCCCAAGATGTTCGGGCCGGCGTTCGCCGACCAGGTCATCCGGCCTGCCGCCGGGGGCCAGCCCGGCGTGGTGGCGTGGCCCGTCGAGGAGATGGCGCGGCTGGTCTCGGTCCACCCGGCCGCGTCGAACGTGGTGTTCGCGGCGGTGCAGCTGCTCATCGGGATCGGCCTGCTGCGACGCGAGACGGTGCGCCCGGCACTCGCCGTCTCCTTCGCCTGGTCGGCGGGTGTCTGGTGTTTCGGCGAGGGGCTCGGAATGCTCTTCACCGGCACGGCGTCCCCGCTGTCCGGCGCGCCCGGCGCGGCCCTGCTCTACGCGCTGGTCGGGGTGGCCGTGTGGCCCCGGCGCCGCCCGGCCGGGGACCCCGATCGACACGTGTCGGCTGCCGCGGCGGGGCTCCTCGGGGATCGCGGAGCCCGCGCCCTGTGGGCCGCGCTGTGGACGGGCATGGCGGCGCTGTGGCTGCTGCCCGCCAACCACGCGCCGGACGCGGTGAGCCGCGCGCTGGCGGGCGCGGCGGGGTCGAGCCCGGTGTGGCTCGCGCACCTGCAGTCGTGGCTGGCCGGGGTCCTGCGCGGCGACGGGGTGGGCGTGTCGATCGTGCTGGGCGCACTGTCGATCGCCATCGGGACGGGGCCACTCGTCGTGCGTCGCCCGACGCCCTTCCTCGTCGCCGGCGTGGCGCTGTCGCTCGACTTCTGGTTGCTCGGTCAGTCGCTCGGAGGGATCGTCACGGGGATCGCCACCGATCCCAACGCCGGCCCCCTGTTCGTCCTGTTCGCGCTGGCGCTCTTCCCGTCCGGGCCCGACACGGCGCCGGCCGAACGGGCACGAAGGGGTACCGTGCACCCATGGCCCTCGACCGCCGTACCCTCGCCGGCGCTGACGTCTCCATCCCGCACCTCGGCGTGGGGACCTGGGCCTGGGGCGACCGCGCCACCTGGGGCATGGGGGGCTATGACGCCGACCTGACCCGTGATTCGATCAGGCAGGCATGGGAGGCCTCGATCGATGCAGGGGTGACGCTCTTCGACACCGCCGAGGTGTACGGCGGTGGCGAGAGCGAGCGGATCATCGGCGCACTGCTGGCCGCCGACCCGGGGCGGGCCGCATCGGCGGTGGTGGCCACCAAGTTCATGCCGTCACCGTGGAAGCTGCAGGTCCGGGACGCCCTGATGAAGTCCGTGCGGGCCTCGCTGCGGCGCCTCGGCCGTGCGGCTGTCGACCTGTACCAGATCCACGGCCCGGTCAGCCTCCGGTCCCACGCCGCGCTCGCCGACGCCCTGGCCGCCGCGCACCACGCCGGCCTCGTCAAAGCGGTGGGCGTCTCCAACTATTCGGCCGAGGAGATGCGGTCGATCGCCGCCGAGCTGGACGCCCGCGGGATGCAGCTCGCCACCAACCAGATCGAATTCTCGTTGCTCCGCCGGGCGCCGGAGACCGGCGGCCTGCTGGCCGCGTGCGCCGAGCTCGGAGTCGTGCCCCTCGCGTACTCGCCCATCGGCCAGGGGCGGCTGACCGGCAAGTACTCGGCCGCCCACCCCCCGCCCGGCAAGCGGACGTTCTCCCGGCATCCGATGGCGGTCGTCGACGGCATCGTCACCGAGCTTCGTCGCATCGGTGAGAAGCACGGTGGCAAGACGCCCGGCCAAGTGGCGCTGAACTGGGTGATCGCCAAGGGTGCGGTCCCCATCCCGGGCGCCAAGAACTCGCACCAGGCATCGGAGAACGCGGGCGCCCTGGGCTGGCGCATCGACGACGACGACCTCGGCCGCCTCGACCGTGCCGCCCTGCCGGGGATCGTGAGCCTGCAGAGCCGCTTCTGGCAGCACGGGTGACGGGGACGTCCTGAGCGACCC encodes:
- a CDS encoding DMT family transporter: MLWGSVVAGHHAGGGLVGVVVLSMASAASYGLAAVLQHRAAARAAPELSMRAGLLVHLARRPMWLVGNVLDVVGYLLQFLALRRGSLTLVEPLLVLSLVFALPVAAWLDHRRVSLSELASTGLTAAGLALFLGVARPGLGHPHASGPAWAVLSGVIAAACAVMVLGARGGSRARSAVLLAAGSGTAFGYVAAVTERTGHLLDAGVVHTLGMWEPYALVVAAVAALLLTQSAFHAGALRLSLPTLTVAQPLVAVAIGLAFFGEHIDRHGLAPVAEALGLVMVSVGVFALGRSPVIGTDPAEP
- a CDS encoding aldo/keto reductase: MGGYDADLTRDSIRQAWEASIDAGVTLFDTAEVYGGGESERIIGALLAADPGRAASAVVATKFMPSPWKLQVRDALMKSVRASLRRLGRAAVDLYQIHGPVSLRSHAALADALAAAHHAGLVKAVGVSNYSAEEMRSIAAELDARGMQLATNQIEFSLLRRAPETGGLLAACAELGVVPLAYSPIGQGRLTGKYSAAHPPPGKRTFSRHPMAVVDGIVTELRRIGEKHGGKTPGQVALNWVIAKGAVPIPGAKNSHQASENAGALGWRIDDDDLGRLDRAALPGIVSLQSRFWQHG